Proteins from one Mycobacterium sp. SMC-2 genomic window:
- a CDS encoding thiolase family protein, with the protein MAEAVIVEAVRSPLGKRNGGLSGVHPADLSAQVLNGLVDRAGIDPGIVDDVIWGCVMQAGEQALDIGRTALLAAGWPETVPGVTVDRQCGSSQQSIHFAAAGVIAGHYDVVVAGGVESMSRTPMGSSLANGGNPYPQGFKDRYHRTPNQGIGAEMIAEQWGFDRTALDEFSLGSHEKAAAAQDSGAFDDQIVGIKDQDGNVLLKDEGIRRGTTIEKMASLKPAFKEDGVIHAGNSSQITDGSAALLLMSAEKAKELGLKPIARVHTAVLAGADPVIMLTAPIPATQKALKKSGLSIGDIGAYEVNEAFAPVPMAWLKDIGADEKKLNPNGGAIALGHPLGGSGARLMTTLLYHMRDKGIRYGLQTMCEGGGQANATVVELL; encoded by the coding sequence ATGGCTGAAGCCGTCATCGTCGAGGCTGTCCGCTCACCGCTCGGGAAGCGCAACGGCGGACTGTCCGGGGTGCACCCGGCCGACCTGTCCGCGCAGGTGCTCAACGGGCTGGTCGACAGGGCCGGTATCGACCCGGGAATCGTCGACGACGTCATCTGGGGCTGCGTGATGCAGGCCGGTGAGCAGGCCCTCGACATCGGCCGCACTGCGCTGCTGGCCGCCGGTTGGCCCGAGACCGTGCCCGGCGTGACGGTCGACCGCCAGTGCGGGTCGAGCCAGCAGTCCATCCACTTCGCCGCGGCGGGCGTGATCGCCGGCCACTACGACGTCGTCGTCGCCGGCGGTGTCGAGTCGATGTCCCGGACGCCGATGGGATCGTCGCTGGCCAACGGCGGCAACCCGTACCCCCAGGGTTTCAAGGACCGGTACCACCGGACCCCGAACCAGGGCATCGGTGCGGAGATGATCGCCGAGCAGTGGGGCTTCGACCGCACCGCGCTCGACGAGTTCTCGCTGGGCTCGCACGAAAAGGCCGCCGCGGCACAGGATTCGGGCGCGTTTGACGACCAGATCGTGGGCATCAAAGACCAGGACGGCAACGTCCTTCTCAAGGACGAGGGCATCCGCCGCGGCACCACAATAGAAAAGATGGCGTCGCTGAAGCCGGCGTTCAAGGAAGACGGCGTCATCCACGCCGGCAACTCATCGCAGATCACCGACGGTTCGGCCGCACTGCTGCTCATGTCGGCCGAGAAGGCCAAGGAACTGGGCCTGAAGCCGATCGCCAGGGTGCACACCGCGGTACTGGCCGGCGCCGACCCGGTGATCATGCTGACGGCGCCCATCCCGGCGACGCAGAAGGCGCTGAAAAAGTCCGGCCTTTCCATCGGCGACATCGGCGCCTACGAGGTCAACGAGGCGTTCGCGCCGGTGCCGATGGCGTGGCTGAAAGACATCGGCGCCGACGAGAAGAAGCTCAACCCCAACGGCGGCGCCATCGCGCTCGGCCACCCGCTCGGCGGCTCGGGGGCGCGGCTGATGACCACGCTGCTCTACCACATGCGCGACAAGGGAATTCGCTACGGCCTGCAGACGATGTGCGAGGGTGGTGGCCAGGCCAACGCCACCGTCGTGGAATTGCTGTGA
- a CDS encoding aldehyde dehydrogenase family protein, giving the protein MTEAVKVRFEPKMMIDGKLVDGQGGTFTNINPATEEPLGEVADASKEDMHRAIDAARRAFDETDWSTNRELRKRCLLQLHEAIESEKEELREELILEVGSPRAITFGPQLDAPLAEGLLYPAKLIDEYPWETDLGDRVISLTGTNTTVKVWREPVGVVGAIVPWNFPFEVTINKLGQALGTGNTVVLKPAPDTPFNATRLGRLIAEKTDIPAGVVNVVTASDHLVGEELTLSPKVDLISFTGSTAVGRRIMEKGAATLKRLFLELGGKSATIVLEDADFGTACAIGISPCMHAGQGCAIPTRMLLPRSRYDEGVAILKSIYENVMPGDPQDPATLTGPLISDKQRKRVLGYINKGVEEGATALVGGPDAPTGFDKGFYVRPTLFTDVDNSMTIAQEEIFGPVLAVIPFDDEEDAIRIANDSMYGLAGNVMSGSLERSLAVARRIRAGGIGVNGGACYGADIPFGGYKASGVGRQNGIAGFDQYTEVKSVGYPAV; this is encoded by the coding sequence ATGACTGAGGCTGTAAAGGTCCGCTTCGAGCCCAAGATGATGATCGACGGCAAGCTCGTCGACGGACAGGGCGGCACCTTCACGAACATCAACCCCGCGACCGAGGAGCCGCTCGGCGAGGTCGCCGACGCGTCCAAAGAGGACATGCATCGGGCAATCGACGCGGCCCGGCGCGCCTTCGACGAGACCGACTGGTCGACCAACCGCGAGCTGCGCAAACGCTGCCTGTTGCAGCTGCACGAGGCGATCGAATCGGAGAAGGAAGAGTTGCGTGAGGAGCTCATCCTCGAGGTCGGCTCCCCCCGGGCGATCACGTTCGGGCCCCAGCTGGACGCCCCGCTGGCCGAAGGGCTGCTGTATCCGGCCAAGCTGATCGACGAATACCCGTGGGAAACCGACCTGGGCGACCGGGTGATCAGCCTCACCGGCACGAACACCACCGTCAAGGTCTGGCGGGAGCCGGTGGGCGTCGTCGGCGCTATCGTGCCGTGGAACTTCCCGTTCGAGGTCACCATCAACAAGCTCGGCCAGGCGCTGGGCACCGGCAACACCGTGGTCCTCAAGCCGGCGCCCGACACGCCGTTCAACGCAACCCGCCTGGGCCGGCTGATCGCCGAAAAGACCGACATTCCGGCCGGGGTCGTCAACGTCGTCACCGCCTCGGACCACTTGGTGGGCGAGGAGCTCACGCTGTCGCCCAAAGTGGACCTGATCTCGTTCACCGGCTCCACCGCGGTCGGAAGGCGGATCATGGAAAAGGGTGCGGCGACGCTCAAGCGGCTGTTCCTCGAACTGGGCGGCAAGTCGGCCACCATCGTTCTCGAAGACGCCGACTTCGGGACGGCCTGCGCAATCGGCATCTCGCCGTGCATGCACGCCGGGCAGGGCTGCGCCATCCCCACCCGGATGCTGCTCCCGCGGTCCCGCTACGACGAGGGTGTGGCGATTCTCAAGAGCATCTACGAGAACGTCATGCCGGGTGATCCGCAGGACCCCGCCACCCTGACCGGCCCGCTGATCTCGGACAAGCAGCGCAAGCGCGTGCTGGGTTACATCAACAAGGGCGTCGAGGAGGGTGCCACCGCGCTGGTCGGCGGGCCGGACGCTCCCACCGGCTTCGACAAGGGATTCTATGTCAGGCCAACACTTTTCACCGACGTCGACAACTCCATGACGATCGCCCAGGAGGAGATTTTCGGCCCGGTGCTGGCCGTCATCCCATTCGACGACGAGGAGGACGCGATCCGGATCGCCAACGACAGCATGTACGGGCTGGCCGGCAACGTGATGTCGGGTTCCCTGGAGCGTTCGCTGGCGGTGGCCCGTCGGATCCGGGCCGGCGGCATCGGCGTCAACGGTGGCGCTTGCTACGGCGCCGACATACCGTTCGGCGGTTACAAAGCCAGCGGCGTGGGCCGCCAGAACGGCATCGCCGGGTTCGACCAGTACACCGAGGTCAAGTCGGTGGGGTACCCCGCCGTCTAG
- a CDS encoding cytochrome P450: MEQLFDDLEDFGAFDDAISGDVRDPYTELARLRGEEPVQRLETSGALPHEESLPMFIVYRHEDIQQMLRDNETFSSSAVIAAFGPVLGEGVMLGMDEPIHGRLRSLISKAFTQKSLARWEDELVGRVANSLIDKFAPNGKADLVKEFTFDYPSQIIAGLLGLPEEDYPQFQRWSISLLSWLMNPERGLAASAALCDYFAPILEARRTEPRDDLISALAEAEVEGQKLDDEEIFSFLRLLLPAGVETTYRALGSLLLALLKDPAQLDAIRADRSLLPQAIEEGVRWESPLLTITRVATRDTELGGVAIPAGATVMPMLGSANRQEDRYPDPDTFDIHREARAHLGWGHGVHVCLGMHLARLEMRTAINLLLDRLPNLRLDPDADDPHIRGQVFRSPTSVPVLFDPQ; encoded by the coding sequence ATGGAACAGCTTTTCGACGATCTGGAGGACTTCGGCGCCTTCGACGACGCGATATCCGGTGACGTCCGTGACCCGTACACCGAACTGGCGCGGCTGCGCGGCGAGGAACCGGTGCAGCGACTCGAGACGTCGGGAGCGCTGCCGCACGAGGAATCGCTGCCGATGTTCATCGTGTACCGCCACGAGGACATCCAGCAGATGCTGCGCGACAACGAGACGTTTTCGTCGTCGGCCGTCATCGCCGCGTTCGGTCCCGTGCTGGGTGAGGGCGTGATGCTCGGCATGGACGAGCCGATCCACGGCCGGCTGCGCTCGTTGATATCGAAGGCGTTCACGCAGAAGTCGTTGGCGCGGTGGGAAGACGAACTGGTCGGCCGTGTGGCAAACAGCCTGATCGACAAATTCGCGCCCAACGGCAAGGCGGATCTGGTCAAGGAATTCACCTTCGATTACCCGAGCCAGATCATCGCCGGCCTGCTGGGCCTGCCGGAGGAGGACTACCCGCAGTTCCAACGGTGGTCTATCTCTTTGCTGAGTTGGCTGATGAACCCGGAACGCGGGCTCGCGGCCTCGGCCGCCCTGTGCGACTACTTCGCGCCGATACTCGAGGCCCGCCGCACCGAGCCGAGGGACGACCTGATCAGCGCGCTGGCCGAGGCCGAGGTCGAGGGGCAAAAGCTCGACGACGAGGAAATCTTCTCGTTCCTTCGGCTGTTGCTCCCCGCCGGCGTCGAGACGACCTACCGGGCACTGGGCAGCCTGCTGCTGGCGCTCCTGAAGGATCCGGCGCAGTTGGATGCCATCCGCGCGGACCGGTCGCTGTTGCCACAGGCGATCGAGGAGGGCGTGCGGTGGGAATCACCGTTGTTGACGATCACCCGGGTGGCGACTCGCGACACCGAACTCGGCGGCGTCGCGATCCCGGCCGGGGCGACGGTGATGCCGATGCTCGGTTCGGCGAACCGGCAAGAGGATCGTTATCCCGATCCGGACACGTTCGACATCCACCGAGAGGCCCGGGCGCATCTGGGCTGGGGGCACGGCGTGCACGTGTGCCTCGGCATGCACCTGGCGCGGCTCGAAATGCGCACGGCGATCAACCTTTTGCTCGACCGGCTGCCGAACCTGCGGCTGGATCCCGACGCCGACGACCCGCACATCCGCGGACAGGTTTTCCGCTCGCCGACGTCGGTACCGGTGCTGTTCGACCCCCAATAG
- a CDS encoding SDR family NAD(P)-dependent oxidoreductase → MAEPRTVVITGASRGLGFASAVRLYREGWRVVAAMRTPDRGLPLLREATGAGDDDRLIGVQLDLLDTASIAAAAKAIEGAVGAPYALVHNAGISAAGMVEETDMELWQNMFATSVMGPVALTKALLPSMRAAGEGRIVLVCSAAGVRGQPGTAPYSAAKGALERWGESLAGEIAPFGLGVTVLVAGMYDTEIITDAGTTDSRDFGGPYARLHNSMDTRGRAAMRLARSPERFTDGLLTALGDQGPFRRRGVGPDASMLLVANRILPASGMHHMSRLVLGIPRQGSMRGGAWPLTAAQRAMVFAARVVPQSVLQRLASLGAKRRKGNDGTEG, encoded by the coding sequence ATGGCTGAGCCGCGCACCGTCGTCATCACCGGCGCCTCGCGCGGTCTGGGATTCGCCTCGGCCGTGCGCCTGTATCGCGAGGGCTGGCGCGTGGTAGCGGCCATGCGGACACCCGACCGCGGGCTGCCGCTACTTCGCGAGGCGACGGGCGCCGGCGACGACGACCGGCTGATCGGCGTGCAGCTGGACCTGCTGGATACCGCGTCGATAGCCGCGGCGGCCAAGGCCATCGAGGGAGCCGTTGGCGCGCCCTACGCGCTCGTGCACAACGCGGGGATCTCGGCCGCCGGAATGGTCGAGGAGACCGATATGGAGCTGTGGCAGAACATGTTCGCCACCAGCGTCATGGGTCCCGTCGCGCTCACCAAGGCATTGTTGCCGTCGATGCGGGCGGCGGGTGAGGGCCGCATCGTGCTGGTCTGCAGCGCGGCCGGGGTGCGCGGCCAGCCGGGCACCGCGCCGTACTCGGCCGCCAAGGGGGCCCTGGAGCGCTGGGGGGAGTCGTTGGCGGGCGAGATCGCGCCCTTCGGGTTGGGTGTCACCGTGTTGGTGGCAGGAATGTACGACACCGAAATCATCACCGACGCGGGCACCACCGACAGTCGCGACTTCGGCGGTCCATACGCCCGGCTGCACAACTCGATGGACACCCGGGGAAGGGCCGCAATGAGACTCGCCCGGTCACCCGAGCGGTTCACCGACGGCCTGCTCACGGCGCTCGGTGACCAGGGCCCGTTCCGCCGCCGCGGCGTGGGGCCCGACGCGTCGATGCTGTTGGTGGCCAACAGGATTCTGCCGGCCTCTGGCATGCACCACATGTCGCGGTTGGTGCTGGGCATACCGAGGCAGGGCTCGATGCGGGGCGGCGCGTGGCCGTTGACGGCCGCCCAACGGGCGATGGTATTCGCGGCGCGCGTTGTGCCGCAGTCGGTGCTGCAACGCTTGGCGTCGCTGGGGGCGAAGCGCCGCAAGGGAAATGACGGGACTGAGGGGTAA
- a CDS encoding spirocyclase AveC family protein, with translation MSTDQSIPPAAEAKPASPPAGEKRSWGGWIAGAALAAFALFFIANCRVALDPRVANPNVQGRPRPVKFIFGLDYITFLHVSTVIMLLVLLVVFIRGWRRNPGSPVMLMFLCTTLIVWQDPIMNWAPFAVYNPDLIHWPESWPLVSLSPTVEPFVVFGYVTFYFGPYFPAIWILRKLQAKYGPTAFVSRHPLVSLGVLTCAIGFVFDAWLEIQLVHAGMYIYSQVIPWGSVFTGTTFQFPLIWESFSVTFVMVPAAILCYRDDTGKSVAEKLAAKAKIFPTRPVLGTFLVMFAIINVSYFAYGAWFWVIKVSHAATSVACPWPYPEAKVYDPQGFYEKAGAQGPYSVGIWSTWASGEPNGRPHVDPPPPGVGPCATAGAHG, from the coding sequence ATGAGCACTGACCAATCCATACCGCCTGCGGCGGAAGCAAAGCCGGCCAGCCCGCCCGCCGGCGAGAAGCGCAGCTGGGGTGGCTGGATCGCCGGCGCCGCCCTCGCCGCGTTCGCGCTCTTCTTCATTGCGAACTGCCGCGTCGCCCTGGACCCGCGCGTCGCCAACCCGAACGTGCAAGGCCGTCCGCGCCCGGTGAAGTTCATCTTCGGCCTGGACTACATCACGTTCCTGCACGTCTCCACCGTCATCATGCTGCTCGTTCTCTTGGTGGTGTTCATCAGGGGCTGGCGCCGCAACCCGGGCAGCCCGGTGATGCTGATGTTTTTGTGCACCACGCTGATCGTGTGGCAGGACCCGATCATGAACTGGGCCCCGTTCGCGGTGTACAACCCCGACCTCATCCACTGGCCGGAGTCCTGGCCGCTGGTGTCGCTGTCGCCGACCGTCGAGCCGTTCGTCGTATTCGGTTACGTCACTTTCTATTTCGGTCCGTACTTCCCGGCGATCTGGATCCTGCGCAAACTGCAGGCCAAGTACGGGCCGACGGCGTTCGTGTCTCGCCACCCGCTGGTCAGCCTGGGCGTGCTGACCTGTGCGATCGGCTTCGTCTTCGACGCCTGGCTGGAGATCCAGCTCGTGCATGCCGGCATGTACATCTACTCCCAGGTGATCCCCTGGGGCTCGGTGTTCACCGGCACGACGTTCCAGTTCCCGCTGATCTGGGAGTCGTTCTCGGTGACCTTCGTGATGGTCCCCGCGGCGATCCTCTGCTACCGCGACGACACCGGTAAATCGGTGGCCGAGAAGCTGGCGGCGAAGGCGAAGATCTTCCCGACGCGTCCGGTGCTCGGCACGTTCCTGGTGATGTTCGCCATCATCAACGTGTCCTACTTCGCCTACGGCGCGTGGTTCTGGGTCATCAAGGTCAGCCATGCGGCGACCTCCGTCGCCTGCCCGTGGCCGTATCCGGAGGCCAAAGTGTATGACCCGCAAGGGTTCTACGAGAAGGCCGGCGCGCAGGGGCCGTACTCGGTCGGCATCTGGTCGACGTGGGCCAGCGGGGAGCCGAATGGGCGGCCACACGTCGATCCGCCACCGCCCGGCGTAGGCCCGTGTGCGACTGCGGGCGCGCATGGCTGA
- a CDS encoding ABC transporter substrate-binding protein — MSYESSAEPIKVGYLMDFTLPPGFPEEMKADFTRCFDLVFAEAVETATMDRPVQMVYREVEGLPKGSVKAVIDTFGELVDEGCLVVFGPHITDNCVPTREAIEERFKVPAISVTGTDDWLGEWTFAFPQGSMTDEPIFIADLVAKRGLSEVGVLVEQNLIGESYLKNLRSACRRKGIRIVAEAAIAQTAQDINDAVRTLHEAKAEAIVHLGFGFGIVFINPALEAVSWDPPRFTTTAFQNAWVNPIMWNAFMGWVGVDQYDEQNRLGQDFLDRYAQKYDGRRPEYCVPVVNRDVAATLVRAFTDAHPLSPRGVKEALERVKMMPAASGAPGTRVSFGKWTRRAWMGAGYLVARTLDADGVNSHLIDRFGE; from the coding sequence ATGTCCTACGAAAGTAGCGCTGAGCCGATCAAGGTCGGCTACCTGATGGACTTCACGCTGCCACCGGGATTTCCCGAGGAGATGAAGGCCGACTTCACGCGGTGCTTCGACCTGGTATTCGCCGAGGCCGTCGAAACCGCGACGATGGACCGGCCCGTCCAGATGGTGTACCGCGAGGTCGAGGGCCTGCCGAAGGGTTCGGTCAAGGCCGTCATCGACACATTCGGTGAGCTGGTGGACGAGGGCTGTTTGGTGGTGTTCGGGCCGCACATCACCGACAACTGCGTGCCGACCCGCGAGGCGATCGAAGAGCGGTTCAAGGTGCCGGCGATCAGCGTCACCGGCACCGACGACTGGCTGGGCGAATGGACGTTCGCATTCCCGCAGGGCTCCATGACCGACGAGCCCATCTTCATCGCCGACCTCGTCGCCAAACGCGGCCTCTCCGAAGTCGGAGTCCTGGTGGAGCAGAACCTGATCGGCGAGAGCTACCTGAAGAATCTGCGAAGCGCTTGCCGCCGCAAGGGCATTCGCATCGTCGCGGAAGCGGCCATCGCCCAGACCGCGCAAGACATCAACGACGCCGTCCGCACGCTGCACGAAGCCAAGGCCGAGGCGATCGTGCACCTGGGGTTCGGCTTCGGCATCGTCTTCATCAACCCCGCACTGGAGGCCGTGAGCTGGGATCCGCCGCGCTTCACCACCACGGCATTCCAGAACGCCTGGGTGAACCCGATCATGTGGAACGCCTTCATGGGCTGGGTCGGGGTCGACCAGTACGACGAACAGAACCGGCTCGGCCAGGATTTCCTCGACCGGTACGCGCAGAAGTATGACGGCAGGCGCCCCGAGTATTGCGTGCCGGTGGTCAACCGCGATGTCGCCGCGACGCTGGTCCGCGCGTTCACCGACGCGCACCCGCTGAGCCCGCGCGGGGTCAAAGAGGCATTGGAGCGGGTGAAGATGATGCCCGCGGCCTCGGGCGCCCCCGGCACTCGCGTCTCCTTCGGCAAATGGACTCGCCGCGCGTGGATGGGCGCGGGCTATCTGGTCGCCCGGACTCTGGACGCGGACGGGGTCAACTCGCACCTGATCGATCGCTTCGGAGAGTGA
- a CDS encoding CbbQ/NirQ/NorQ/GpvN family protein — MANESGLAYRNGAIPEAGGTRPYYKAIGGEEAVFKAAYRQGLALVLKGPTGCGKTRFVEAMAHDLGRPLITVACHDDLTTADLVGRYLLQGDETVWVDGPLTRAVREGAICYLDEVVEARQDTTVVLHPLADHRRQLPIERLGVTLDAAPGFGLVVSYNPGYQSVLKDLKDSTRQRMVAIEFDFPAADVEEAIVAHEAGVDGATAAELVRLGQAIRRLETGGLREVASTRVLIAAGRLVAEGLTMREAARAAIAGPLTDDVAVGRALGEMIEIYLGAASDD; from the coding sequence ATGGCCAACGAGTCCGGGCTTGCATACCGGAACGGCGCGATCCCCGAGGCCGGGGGGACGCGGCCCTACTACAAGGCGATCGGCGGCGAGGAAGCCGTCTTCAAGGCGGCGTACCGCCAGGGCCTGGCACTCGTCCTGAAGGGGCCGACGGGTTGCGGCAAGACGCGCTTCGTCGAGGCGATGGCCCACGACCTCGGCCGGCCGCTGATCACCGTCGCCTGCCATGACGACCTCACCACCGCGGACCTGGTGGGTCGGTATCTGCTGCAGGGCGACGAGACGGTGTGGGTGGACGGCCCGCTGACGCGCGCGGTGCGCGAGGGCGCGATCTGCTATCTGGACGAGGTTGTGGAGGCGCGGCAGGACACCACCGTGGTGCTGCATCCGCTCGCCGACCACCGGCGTCAGCTGCCGATCGAGCGCCTCGGCGTCACGCTGGACGCGGCGCCCGGATTCGGCCTCGTGGTGTCCTACAACCCCGGCTACCAGAGTGTGCTGAAAGACCTCAAGGATTCGACTCGGCAACGGATGGTCGCCATCGAATTCGATTTCCCCGCAGCCGATGTCGAGGAGGCGATCGTCGCGCACGAGGCGGGCGTGGACGGTGCGACCGCCGCGGAGCTGGTGCGGCTGGGCCAAGCCATCCGACGGCTGGAAACCGGCGGGCTGCGCGAAGTCGCGTCGACCCGCGTGCTGATCGCGGCGGGCAGGCTGGTGGCAGAAGGGCTGACGATGCGAGAGGCGGCGCGGGCCGCGATCGCCGGGCCGCTCACCGACGACGTGGCGGTGGGCAGGGCCCTGGGCGAGATGATCGAGATCTATCTGGGCGCGGCGAGTGATGATTGA
- a CDS encoding nitric oxide reductase activation protein NorD, protein MLASALAGRAVAVAELRPGEPSWTDGQTIHVDAGASARGRLEAVAAQASMIAAGSLHPDVMRRLLRHPRLARRYLAVEGHRALAANAGLLPGVLASLGDREAGRRSDSPAASLRIAEGRAAIGDAAPEFGVIRPAKVLAACARAAEQQDGENPGHVPRSQRAAQELAELDDGELDDSDDPDMFTSPVGGGGFIGKWLKKMLSSARKTGSGGGPPGADTPTHRTNSAKRGLHAVTSLATASSEDSEDQLTPTDGLTYPEWDGARKMYRPAWCTVREVEAEIKPSATHAIEAAVSVRRPLSRLGMGLHRRHRQSQGDDIDIDAAVEARVEVLAGSVPDEAVYLDSLRRRRDLSVLLLLDVSGSAAEPGTVGRTVHEQQRAAVANLAVALHDLGDRVALYAYYSQGRAAVSMVPVKRFDDHLDARVMKRLNSLEPGAYSRLGAAIRHGSAVLEARGGTSRRLLVVLSDGLAYDHGYERAYGAADARRALTEARRRGTGCVCLTVGAGTDVQSLRRVFGSAAHATIGRPDQLAGVIGPLFRSALRSAEVRRRVS, encoded by the coding sequence ATGCTCGCGTCCGCGCTGGCGGGCCGGGCCGTGGCGGTGGCCGAGCTGCGACCGGGCGAACCGTCGTGGACCGACGGCCAGACGATTCACGTCGACGCCGGGGCGAGCGCCCGCGGGCGGCTCGAAGCGGTCGCCGCGCAGGCCTCGATGATCGCGGCCGGCAGCCTGCACCCGGACGTGATGCGCCGACTGCTCCGCCACCCGCGGCTGGCCAGGCGCTACCTCGCGGTGGAGGGCCACCGCGCCCTCGCCGCCAACGCCGGCCTGCTGCCGGGCGTCCTGGCATCCCTGGGCGACCGCGAGGCCGGGAGGCGCAGCGATTCGCCCGCCGCTTCGCTGCGGATCGCCGAAGGGCGCGCGGCGATCGGCGACGCGGCACCGGAATTCGGCGTCATCCGTCCGGCGAAGGTGCTGGCCGCGTGCGCGCGGGCGGCCGAACAACAAGACGGCGAAAACCCCGGGCACGTCCCGAGGAGCCAGCGGGCCGCGCAGGAACTGGCGGAACTCGACGACGGCGAGCTCGACGACTCCGACGATCCGGACATGTTCACCAGCCCGGTGGGCGGCGGCGGTTTCATCGGCAAGTGGCTGAAGAAGATGCTCTCGTCGGCGCGCAAGACCGGGAGCGGCGGCGGACCGCCCGGCGCGGACACCCCGACGCATCGGACGAACTCCGCCAAGCGCGGGTTGCACGCGGTGACCTCGTTGGCTACCGCGTCGAGCGAGGATAGCGAAGACCAGCTGACGCCCACGGACGGTCTCACCTATCCGGAATGGGACGGCGCGCGCAAGATGTACCGGCCCGCGTGGTGCACCGTGCGCGAGGTCGAGGCGGAGATCAAGCCGTCGGCGACACATGCGATCGAAGCCGCCGTCAGCGTGCGTCGCCCGCTGTCGCGGCTGGGGATGGGACTGCACCGCCGCCACCGGCAGTCGCAGGGCGACGACATCGACATCGACGCGGCGGTCGAGGCCCGCGTGGAGGTGCTCGCGGGGTCGGTGCCCGACGAGGCGGTGTACCTGGACAGCCTGCGACGCCGCCGAGACCTGTCGGTGCTGCTCCTGCTCGACGTGTCAGGGTCGGCGGCGGAGCCCGGGACGGTGGGGCGCACGGTGCACGAGCAACAGCGCGCGGCGGTGGCCAACCTCGCGGTCGCGCTGCACGACCTGGGTGACCGGGTCGCGCTTTACGCCTACTACTCGCAGGGCCGCGCCGCGGTGAGCATGGTGCCGGTCAAGCGGTTCGACGATCACCTCGATGCCCGAGTCATGAAGCGGCTCAACAGCCTTGAACCCGGGGCGTATTCGCGCCTCGGTGCGGCCATCCGGCACGGTTCGGCGGTGCTGGAGGCGCGCGGGGGCACGTCACGGCGTCTGCTGGTGGTGCTGTCCGACGGACTGGCCTACGACCACGGGTACGAACGCGCCTACGGGGCCGCGGACGCGCGCCGCGCGTTGACCGAGGCCCGCCGCCGCGGCACCGGCTGCGTGTGCCTGACCGTCGGCGCGGGGACCGACGTGCAATCGCTGCGCCGAGTTTTCGGTAGCGCCGCGCACGCCACGATCGGGCGCCCGGACCAACTCGCGGGCGTGATCGGGCCGCTGTTCCGGTCCGCGCTGCGCTCGGCCGAGGTCCGCCGCAGGGTGTCATGA
- a CDS encoding SDR family NAD(P)-dependent oxidoreductase — MIDFTGQVVVVTGAGRGLGRLYALDLARRGAAVVVNDVGGSMRGEGADSGVADEVVDEITKGDGTAVASYDSVDSPAGGQAIIDAAVGSFGRLDAVISNAGIFGSVPFEDLSHDDWTRMLRVHLDGGFHLSQPAYRVMKKSGGGRFVFISSSAGIFGQPMEAHYAAAKAGLVGLTNVIAIEGQPHGILANSVMPTGFSRMVTETVGDEKFLAESGFMRAIRPELVVPLVTFLASRACTFTHHNYSAAAGRYARVFVGLSEGWLADAESDPTAEDIEARLEHMSSTDNFYVPTSIVDEVLEVCERRGVSAMPGNADVAFPEPKGAARG; from the coding sequence GTGATTGACTTCACCGGCCAGGTCGTGGTGGTCACCGGTGCCGGCCGCGGACTCGGTCGGCTGTACGCGCTGGACCTGGCGCGCCGCGGCGCCGCGGTGGTGGTCAACGACGTCGGCGGCTCGATGCGCGGCGAGGGCGCGGACTCCGGTGTCGCCGATGAGGTGGTCGACGAGATCACGAAGGGCGACGGCACCGCCGTCGCCTCCTACGATTCGGTCGACAGCCCCGCGGGCGGCCAGGCGATCATCGACGCGGCCGTCGGTTCGTTCGGACGGCTTGATGCGGTGATCAGCAACGCCGGCATTTTCGGCAGCGTGCCCTTCGAGGACCTCTCGCATGACGACTGGACTCGCATGCTGCGCGTGCACCTGGACGGCGGCTTTCATCTGTCTCAGCCCGCGTACCGCGTGATGAAGAAGAGCGGGGGTGGGCGCTTCGTGTTCATCTCGTCGTCCGCCGGGATCTTCGGCCAGCCGATGGAGGCCCACTACGCCGCGGCGAAGGCCGGCCTGGTCGGATTGACGAACGTGATCGCGATCGAAGGCCAACCGCACGGGATTCTCGCCAATTCCGTTATGCCGACCGGTTTTTCGCGAATGGTCACCGAGACCGTCGGCGACGAGAAGTTTCTCGCCGAATCCGGCTTCATGCGCGCCATCCGGCCCGAACTCGTCGTGCCGCTGGTCACCTTCCTCGCCAGCCGGGCCTGCACGTTCACCCACCACAATTATTCGGCTGCCGCCGGCCGCTACGCGCGGGTGTTCGTCGGACTGAGCGAAGGGTGGCTGGCCGACGCCGAGAGCGACCCGACGGCCGAAGACATCGAGGCACGTCTCGAACACATGTCATCCACGGACAACTTCTACGTGCCCACGTCGATCGTCGACGAGGTGCTGGAAGTGTGTGAGCGACGCGGCGTGAGCGCGATGCCGGGCAACGCCGATGTCGCCTTCCCCGAACCCAAGGGCGCCGCCCGTGGATGA